The bacterium genome has a segment encoding these proteins:
- the bamA gene encoding outer membrane protein assembly factor BamA: MRVKPSHRLWLLTLLTAIAFPTVPRAQESSSLPKISAIKIQGNQNVSNLLIYGHLSEKEGDLFAMRRVRMDIHNLFAMGDFKDVRVEALPGAKPGQIELTFVVVERPLIGKIEFKGNKKFDDRKLLEAMKLQAKSAYEESKLQDDIQAIRKLYLDEGYSSVVVTPKTQTEGDKNLVDLTLDINEGNQVKIAKILVVGSEAFSANKVAGQTKENKQGDKYKPDLLNDDLKAIEDFYHDEGYLRAVVLDHQEQMSPDGRKVTITITVREGVQYTLGDVSLSGNVLIEDKDMLAAFGYKKGDLIRKKDFDEAVRKMRSLYADKGYIYANVNPQMTYDDDLKKVNIIFDVTEGQMAYVQDIKIVGNYKTQDYVIRRELVIAPGDKFEADKIKLSVQNLYNLGFFEEVNPDVQPGDTPGKQVLVLRVKERKTGSISVGGGYSSVDGFVGNIKLEEANLFGKAQHVNLDLEFGASRTSYSVGFTEPWLFNTPTSFSLSAFNTTRVFTSSIITQDGNKFYTEQQVGGSISLGRRLSRFWSIYGTYSLQNVTISDVASYYTTIGTPQYIEATSSTTSSFTPRLVYDSRDNYFDPTTGWKHQLSIEFAGGPLGFDNNFIKAVQDSSVFVPLPAGFVIGEHVRLGAEQGYWFAGRGYRDVPVYEKFYAGGTDTIRGYNERAVGPLAGGNALFVSNTELKHPLVGPLRGVLFFDTGDSWTNVWSLNESNLQMGAGLGVRLTIPGTIMDIRLDYGWPIASNLSAAAAPPGGVLHFNLGNLF; encoded by the coding sequence ATGCGCGTGAAACCATCCCACCGGCTTTGGTTATTGACCCTGCTGACCGCCATCGCCTTCCCCACCGTTCCCAGGGCCCAGGAATCCAGCAGCCTTCCCAAGATCTCCGCCATCAAGATCCAGGGCAATCAGAACGTCTCGAACCTGCTGATCTATGGGCACCTTTCCGAGAAGGAAGGGGACCTTTTCGCCATGCGCCGGGTGCGGATGGACATCCATAACCTTTTTGCCATGGGGGATTTCAAGGATGTCCGGGTGGAGGCCCTTCCCGGGGCCAAGCCTGGGCAGATCGAGCTCACCTTCGTCGTGGTCGAGCGCCCCCTGATCGGGAAGATCGAATTCAAGGGGAACAAGAAGTTCGATGACCGGAAATTGCTCGAGGCCATGAAACTCCAGGCCAAGTCGGCCTATGAGGAGTCCAAATTGCAGGATGACATCCAGGCCATCCGAAAGCTTTACCTGGACGAGGGCTACTCCTCGGTCGTCGTCACCCCCAAGACCCAGACCGAGGGCGACAAGAACCTGGTGGACCTGACCCTGGACATCAATGAAGGCAACCAGGTGAAGATCGCCAAGATCCTGGTGGTCGGAAGCGAGGCCTTCAGCGCCAACAAGGTGGCGGGCCAGACCAAGGAGAACAAGCAGGGGGATAAGTACAAGCCCGATCTCTTGAACGATGATTTGAAGGCCATTGAAGACTTCTACCATGACGAGGGTTACCTGCGGGCGGTGGTCCTGGACCACCAGGAGCAGATGAGCCCGGACGGGCGGAAAGTGACCATTACCATCACCGTACGGGAGGGTGTTCAATACACCCTGGGGGATGTTTCCTTGAGCGGCAACGTCCTCATCGAGGACAAGGATATGTTGGCCGCCTTTGGCTATAAGAAAGGCGACCTGATCCGCAAGAAGGATTTCGACGAGGCCGTTCGGAAGATGCGCAGTCTCTACGCCGATAAGGGCTATATCTACGCCAATGTGAACCCCCAGATGACCTATGACGACGACCTGAAAAAGGTGAACATCATCTTTGACGTCACCGAGGGACAGATGGCCTATGTGCAGGACATCAAGATCGTGGGGAATTACAAGACCCAGGATTATGTCATCCGCCGGGAACTGGTCATCGCCCCCGGGGACAAGTTCGAGGCGGACAAGATCAAGCTTTCCGTGCAGAACCTCTACAACCTGGGCTTCTTCGAGGAAGTGAACCCCGATGTCCAGCCTGGGGACACGCCGGGCAAGCAGGTGCTGGTGCTCCGGGTTAAGGAGCGCAAGACCGGGTCCATCAGCGTGGGCGGCGGCTATAGTTCGGTGGACGGGTTCGTCGGGAACATCAAACTGGAGGAAGCCAACCTTTTCGGCAAGGCCCAGCACGTGAACCTGGACCTGGAGTTCGGGGCCTCCCGCACCAGCTATAGCGTGGGATTCACCGAGCCCTGGCTCTTCAATACGCCGACCTCCTTCAGTCTTTCGGCCTTCAACACCACCCGCGTTTTCACCTCGTCGATCATCACCCAGGACGGCAATAAGTTCTATACCGAGCAACAGGTCGGCGGGTCCATCAGCCTGGGACGGCGCCTGAGCCGCTTTTGGAGCATCTACGGGACCTATTCGCTCCAGAACGTCACCATCTCCGACGTGGCCTCCTATTACACGACCATCGGGACCCCCCAATACATCGAGGCCACTTCGAGCACTACCAGCAGTTTCACCCCCCGTCTGGTCTATGACAGCCGGGACAACTATTTCGATCCCACCACAGGTTGGAAGCACCAGTTGTCCATCGAGTTCGCCGGCGGCCCCTTGGGTTTTGACAACAACTTCATCAAGGCGGTGCAGGACAGCAGCGTTTTCGTGCCTTTGCCGGCCGGGTTCGTCATCGGGGAGCATGTCCGTCTGGGCGCCGAACAGGGCTATTGGTTCGCCGGGAGGGGTTACCGGGATGTGCCGGTCTATGAAAAGTTCTACGCCGGCGGAACGGACACCATTCGCGGTTACAACGAAAGGGCCGTGGGTCCCCTGGCGGGTGGGAACGCCCTCTTCGTCTCCAATACCGAACTGAAGCATCCCTTGGTCGGACCCTTGCGGGGCGTGCTGTTCTTCGATACGGGCGATTCCTGGACCAACGTTTGGAGCTTGAACGAGTCCAACCTTCAAATGGGCGCCGGTCTGGGCGTGCGGTTGACCATCCCCGGGACCATCATGGATATCCGGTTGGACTACGGCTGGCCCATTGCCTCGAACCTTTCCGCCGCCGCCGCCCCCCCGGGTGGGGTCCTCCATTTCAACCTGGGCAACCTCTTCTAA
- the purS gene encoding phosphoribosylformylglycinamidine synthase subunit PurS has protein sequence MTWHASVYVTLKPSVQDPQGSTVQRALHQMGYPAITGVRMGKFTELELDGSLPEEKAKKQVDEICDKLLANPNIESYHFTLEKK, from the coding sequence ATGACTTGGCATGCCAGTGTTTATGTGACCCTGAAACCCTCCGTCCAGGACCCCCAGGGGTCCACGGTCCAACGGGCCCTCCATCAAATGGGATATCCGGCCATCACGGGGGTGCGGATGGGCAAATTCACCGAACTGGAGCTGGACGGTTCGCTTCCCGAGGAAAAAGCCAAGAAACAGGTCGATGAGATCTGCGACAAGCTCCTGGCCAACCCCAATATCGAATCCTATCATTTCACCCTGGAGAAAAAATGA
- the surE gene encoding 5'/3'-nucleotidase SurE has translation MRILLTNDDGIRAQGLKALYGALKDLGEIAVSAPEEQASATGHSISLNAPFKVQKPAWAELPLSFSVASTPADCVRTAVLKLLPWRPDLVVSGINQGANFGSLILYSGTVAAAAEAVLLGIPAVAISLTSHHYKDFTASALVARQVAIRVREKGLAPGVLLNVNVPPLEARELKGMAVTHQGQFRHIDDLEPHGELKDHFSYVLNSPSEPAEEHPGSDVAKVREGFVSLTPLHLDLTAKHHFPHFSDWILEPFEDLP, from the coding sequence ATGCGTATTCTCCTGACCAATGACGACGGTATCCGGGCCCAAGGATTGAAGGCACTCTACGGGGCCCTCAAGGACCTGGGGGAGATCGCCGTCTCGGCCCCCGAGGAACAAGCCAGCGCCACCGGCCATTCCATTTCCTTGAACGCGCCTTTCAAGGTCCAAAAACCCGCCTGGGCCGAACTTCCGCTTTCCTTCAGTGTGGCCAGTACCCCCGCCGATTGCGTCCGGACCGCCGTCCTGAAGCTCCTCCCCTGGCGGCCCGACCTAGTGGTCTCCGGCATCAACCAAGGGGCCAATTTCGGGTCGCTCATCCTTTATTCCGGGACCGTGGCGGCGGCCGCGGAAGCGGTGCTATTGGGCATCCCGGCGGTGGCCATCTCCCTGACCAGCCATCATTACAAGGATTTCACCGCCAGCGCCCTTGTGGCTCGCCAGGTGGCCATTCGGGTGCGGGAAAAGGGGCTGGCGCCCGGGGTCCTTTTGAACGTCAATGTGCCTCCCTTGGAGGCCCGCGAGTTGAAGGGGATGGCCGTGACCCATCAGGGGCAATTCCGGCACATTGACGACCTGGAACCCCACGGGGAACTGAAGGATCATTTCAGCTACGTCCTCAATAGCCCCAGCGAACCCGCGGAGGAGCATCCGGGGTCCGATGTGGCGAAAGTCCGGGAAGGTTTCGTTTCCCTGACACCGCTCCACCTGGACCTGACCGCCAAGCATCATTTTCCCCATTTTTCCGATTGGATCCTCGAACCTTTCGAGGACCTTCCATGA
- the purQ gene encoding phosphoribosylformylglycinamidine synthase subunit PurQ has product MRFSVTVFPGSNCDHDCEYVVRNVMGQPVEMVWHKETDLRNPDCVIVPGGFSYGDYLRTGAIARFSPVMRSVADFAAKGGLVFGICNGFQILCEAGLLPGVLIRNKSLKFICKNIYLKVESKDSPFTNACPQDRALKIPIAHGEGNYFIDPTGLQKLKDNRQILVRYCDAQGKVTEESNPNGSLENIAGVCNEKRNVFGMMPHPDRSGEDLLGSHDGKYFWESILSTVGASK; this is encoded by the coding sequence ATGAGGTTTTCGGTCACCGTCTTCCCGGGCTCCAATTGCGACCATGATTGCGAATATGTCGTGCGTAACGTCATGGGCCAGCCGGTGGAGATGGTCTGGCACAAGGAAACGGACCTGCGGAACCCCGATTGTGTCATCGTTCCCGGGGGCTTTTCCTACGGGGATTACCTGCGGACCGGCGCCATCGCCCGCTTCTCGCCCGTCATGCGTTCGGTGGCCGATTTTGCCGCCAAGGGCGGGTTGGTCTTCGGGATCTGTAACGGGTTCCAGATCCTCTGCGAGGCAGGGCTCCTGCCGGGGGTGCTCATCCGCAACAAGTCCCTCAAATTCATCTGCAAGAACATCTATCTGAAGGTCGAGAGCAAAGACAGCCCCTTCACCAACGCCTGTCCCCAGGATCGAGCGCTCAAGATCCCCATTGCCCATGGGGAAGGGAATTACTTCATCGACCCGACCGGGCTCCAGAAGCTGAAGGACAACCGGCAGATCCTCGTGCGTTATTGCGACGCCCAGGGGAAGGTGACCGAGGAATCCAATCCCAATGGGTCGCTGGAGAACATCGCTGGGGTCTGTAACGAAAAGCGGAATGTCTTCGGGATGATGCCCCACCCTGACCGCTCGGGCGAGGATCTCCTGGGAAGTCATGATGGCAAATATTTCTGGGAATCCATTCTTTCCACCGTGGGAGCATCAAAATGA
- a CDS encoding NifU family protein, whose amino-acid sequence MSEELNGRIRKVLSEVQELLGKDGAKLDLVEITPDHVVRVRLSGTCATCRPAELPTLRAGIERLLKAEVGEVAGVETV is encoded by the coding sequence ATGAGCGAGGAATTGAACGGCCGCATCCGGAAGGTCCTTTCCGAGGTCCAGGAACTTCTCGGGAAGGACGGCGCAAAATTGGACCTCGTGGAGATCACGCCCGATCATGTGGTGCGGGTCCGGTTGTCGGGAACTTGTGCGACCTGCCGACCGGCCGAGCTTCCGACCTTGCGGGCGGGCATCGAACGGCTCTTGAAGGCCGAGGTCGGCGAAGTGGCCGGGGTCGAAACGGTCTGA
- the purB gene encoding adenylosuccinate lyase: MIPRYTLPEMGHHWSEHQKFESWLKVEIAACEAWNKLGKIPTQDLKNIQKKAKFTVKRIDAIEAKTNHDLIAFLTAVAENIGPSSRFVHMGLTSTDVVDTAQALQLTASADLLIEQLKVLKQVLKKQARAHRYSMMIGRTHGVHAEPVTFGLKMALWYDEVGRQLERLTLAREQVAVGKISGAVGTFANIDPRVESYVCKRLGLKPAPVSTQTLQRDRHAYFLSVLAVIASSLEKFATEIRNLQRTEILEAEEFFAKGQKGSSAMPHKRNPLTAERVAGLARVMRGYALAAQENVALWHERDITHSSAERIILPDACILLHYMLAKFINVMAKLNVYPARMKRNIHLTRGLVSSQQVLLALVRRGYTREKAYAIVQRNALNAWENEANFRALIEADPDVTRVLEPAEINECFDLSYHLKNVDYILKRSGIL; this comes from the coding sequence TTGATCCCGCGCTACACCCTCCCGGAGATGGGCCACCATTGGTCCGAGCACCAGAAGTTCGAATCCTGGTTGAAGGTCGAGATCGCCGCCTGCGAGGCGTGGAACAAGCTGGGGAAGATACCCACCCAAGACCTCAAGAACATCCAAAAAAAGGCCAAGTTCACCGTTAAGCGCATCGACGCGATCGAGGCAAAGACCAACCACGATTTGATCGCCTTCCTGACGGCGGTGGCCGAGAACATCGGGCCCTCCTCCCGTTTCGTGCATATGGGGCTCACTTCCACCGATGTGGTGGATACCGCCCAGGCCCTCCAGTTGACGGCCTCGGCCGATCTTCTGATCGAACAGCTCAAGGTGCTGAAACAAGTCCTCAAAAAACAGGCCAGGGCCCACCGTTATTCCATGATGATCGGCCGCACCCATGGAGTCCACGCCGAGCCGGTCACTTTCGGCCTCAAGATGGCCCTTTGGTACGACGAGGTGGGCCGTCAACTGGAGCGCTTGACCCTGGCCCGGGAGCAAGTGGCGGTGGGGAAGATCTCCGGCGCCGTCGGGACATTCGCCAACATCGACCCCCGCGTCGAGAGCTATGTCTGCAAGCGGCTTGGGCTGAAACCGGCCCCGGTCTCCACCCAAACCCTCCAACGCGACCGGCACGCCTATTTCCTGTCGGTGCTCGCGGTCATCGCCTCCTCGCTCGAGAAGTTCGCCACCGAGATCCGCAATCTTCAGCGCACCGAGATCCTGGAGGCGGAGGAATTCTTCGCTAAGGGACAAAAAGGCTCCTCGGCCATGCCCCACAAGCGGAACCCCCTGACAGCGGAGCGGGTGGCGGGCTTGGCCCGGGTCATGCGTGGTTATGCCCTGGCCGCCCAGGAGAACGTGGCCCTTTGGCACGAAAGGGACATCACCCATTCCTCGGCGGAGCGCATCATCCTGCCCGATGCCTGCATCCTGCTTCACTACATGCTGGCCAAGTTCATCAACGTAATGGCGAAACTCAACGTCTATCCTGCCCGCATGAAACGTAATATCCACTTGACCCGGGGTCTTGTCTCCTCCCAGCAGGTCCTCTTGGCCCTGGTGCGTCGCGGTTACACGCGGGAAAAGGCCTATGCCATCGTTCAACGCAACGCCCTGAACGCTTGGGAAAATGAGGCGAACTTCCGGGCCCTCATTGAGGCGGACCCGGATGTGACCCGCGTCCTGGAACCGGCGGAGATCAATGAATGCTTCGACCTTTCCTATCATCTGAAGAACGTGGATTACATCCTGAAAAGATCGGGCATTCTTTGA